A region from the Acyrthosiphon pisum isolate AL4f chromosome A1, pea_aphid_22Mar2018_4r6ur, whole genome shotgun sequence genome encodes:
- the LOC100569062 gene encoding uncharacterized protein LOC100569062 has translation MLRLILKNSVKSFNLMKVIGTHQSTNFATSTFKSNNFSDTGYCSETKKPRYADEFIRLSSVRYKPEKVYTKQCPDCKPICKRTQFQSCDLTLKCPHMCNEQQSTT, from the exons a tgctAAGACTGATTTTAAAAAACTctgtaaaaagttttaatttaatgaaagtTATTGGTACACATCAATCTACAAACTTTGCGACAAGTACATTCAAGAGTAATAACTTCAGTGACACAGGTTATTGTTCTGAAACCAAGAAACCAAGATACGCAGATGAATTTATTAGACTTTCATCGGTACGCTATAAGCCGGAAAAAGTTTACACAAAACAATGCCCAGATTGTAAACCTATCTGTAAACGTACACAATTTCAAAGTTGTGACTTAACACTTAAGTGTCCTCACATGTGTAATGAGCAACAATCTACAACTTAA
- the LOC100159612 gene encoding tropomyosin-1, with protein sequence MDAIKKKMQAMKMEKDSAMDKADTCEGQSKDANLRADKVNEDVRDCQKKLTQVESDLDTNKNKLEEAIKQLEDREKALTAAESEVAALNRKVQMIEEDLERSEERSQAAASKLAEASQAADESQRMCKVLENRSQQDEERMDQLTNQLKEARLLAEDADGKSDEVSRKLAFVEDELEVAEDRVKSGDSKIMELEEELKVVGNSLKSLEVSEEKANQRVEEYKHQIKQLTVKLKEAEARAEFAEKTVKKLQKEVDRLEDELGLNKDRYKSLADEMDSTFAELAGY encoded by the exons atggaCGCCATTAAGAAGAAGATGCAGGCCATGAAGATGGAGAAGGATAGCGCCATGGACAAGGCCGACACTTGTGAAGGCCAGTCCAAGGATGCGAACCTTCGTGCAGACAAA GTTAATGAAGATGTGAGAGATTGTCAAAAGAAATTGACCCAGGTAGAAAGTGATCTGGACACAAACAAGAATAAGTTGGAAGAGGCCATCAAACAGTTAGAGGACAGAGAAAAGGCACTTACTGCG gcTGAAAGTGAAGTAGCTGCTTTGAACAGGAAAGTCCAGATGATTGAAGAAGACCTTGAAAGATCAGAAGAAAGGTCTCAAGCTGCTGCATCGAAATTGGCTGAGGCTTCTCAAGCAGCTGATGAATCTCAACG TATGTGCAAAGTACTCGAAAACCGTAGCCAGCAAGACGAGGAACGTATGGACCAATTGACTAACCAATTAAAGGAAGCTCGTCTCTTAGCTGAAGATGCTGACGGAAAATCTGAtgaa GTTTCGAGGAAACTTGCTTTTGTTGAAGATGAACTTGAAGTAGCAGAGGATCGTGTGAAATCTGGAGACTC gaaaATCATGGAGCTGGAAGAAGAATTGAAAGTTGTCGGAAACAGCTTGAAGTCATTGGAAGTTTCTGAAGAAAAG gccaATCAACGAGTGGAAGAGTACAAGCATCAAATCAAACAACTCACTGTAAAATTAAAGGAG gCTGAAGCTCGTGCTGAATTCGCCGAGAAGACCGTTAAGAAACTGCAGAAGGAAGTTGACAGACTTGAAG atGAACTCGGCCTCAACAAAGACAGATACAAGTCTTTGGCTGACGAGATGGACTCCACATTTGCTGAATTGGCTGGATATTAA